A section of the Candidatus Sericytochromatia bacterium genome encodes:
- a CDS encoding S8 family peptidase: MVSHTSSSPRWGLSLLALALAGCGVAPSPLANGQTSQAFEASARAPRHLLVKFRDAAGRQSVTQRHKLNVVGRIARLETLVVRTSDANALGKALRAEPSVARIEPDHPAKAFTTPEVPGIGFASSKDDLLPKLWGMAKIEAPRAWGITTGARDLKVAIVDTGVDYNHPDLKGRTLKGYDFINNDADAMDDNEHGTHCAGSAAGGINDGGVVGVAPNVTVLGVKVLDGDGSGSYSTVANGIIYAADQGAKVISLSLGGPSTSSTLVDAVRYAQDKGCLVVAAMGNEGNEDPQYPAAIAGVMAVGATNSKDAIAYFSSRGNHISVSAPGDLILSSIPGGKYERFSGTSMACPHVAGLAALVKTKYPNLDAKTIRERIERGSQDLGAKGFDSTFGHGRINALRAVQ, encoded by the coding sequence ATGGTGTCGCACACTTCGTCGTCCCCCCGTTGGGGACTCTCTCTGCTGGCCCTGGCGCTTGCCGGCTGCGGAGTCGCCCCCTCGCCCCTGGCCAATGGCCAGACCAGCCAGGCGTTTGAGGCCTCGGCCCGCGCGCCGCGCCACCTGCTGGTCAAGTTTCGCGACGCCGCCGGCCGTCAGTCCGTGACCCAGCGTCACAAGCTGAATGTGGTCGGGCGCATCGCGCGCCTGGAGACCCTGGTGGTGCGGACGTCGGACGCCAACGCGCTGGGCAAGGCCCTGCGTGCCGAGCCCAGCGTCGCCCGCATCGAGCCGGACCATCCCGCCAAGGCCTTCACCACGCCGGAGGTGCCAGGCATCGGCTTCGCGTCGAGCAAGGACGACCTGCTGCCGAAGCTCTGGGGCATGGCCAAGATCGAAGCGCCGCGCGCGTGGGGCATCACCACCGGCGCTCGCGACCTCAAGGTGGCGATCGTGGACACCGGGGTGGATTACAACCACCCCGACCTGAAGGGCCGCACGCTGAAGGGCTACGACTTCATCAACAACGATGCCGACGCGATGGACGACAACGAGCACGGCACGCATTGCGCGGGCAGTGCGGCTGGCGGCATCAATGACGGGGGCGTGGTCGGCGTGGCCCCCAACGTGACCGTGCTGGGCGTCAAGGTGCTCGACGGCGACGGGTCCGGCAGCTACTCGACGGTGGCCAACGGCATCATCTACGCCGCGGATCAGGGCGCCAAGGTGATCTCGCTGAGCCTGGGCGGTCCTTCCACCTCGTCGACCCTGGTCGATGCGGTGCGTTATGCCCAGGACAAGGGCTGCCTGGTGGTGGCCGCGATGGGCAATGAGGGCAACGAGGATCCGCAGTACCCGGCGGCGATCGCCGGCGTCATGGCGGTCGGGGCCACCAATTCCAAGGACGCGATCGCTTACTTCAGCAGCCGCGGCAACCACATCTCGGTGTCGGCGCCGGGTGACCTGATTCTCTCCAGCATTCCCGGCGGCAAGTACGAACGCTTCAGCGGCACCTCGATGGCCTGCCCGCACGTGGCGGGTCTGGCGGCCCTGGTGAAGACCAAGTACCCGAACCTGGACGCCAAGACGATCCGCGAGCGGATCGAGCGCGGCTCCCAGGATCTGGGTGCCAAGGGCTTCGACAGCACCTTCGGGCACGGTCGCATCAACGCGTTGCGCGCCGTTCAATAA
- a CDS encoding GH3 auxin-responsive promoter family protein: MSVPAPVCSLPDEAPPGPAGMLIRAMFYPAVITICFACFGAWSPLALDLRVFLAICVGGALIALGEWWLPFKREWRGFGRDSWDDALYLVLVQQGLVRLAEGAWVWLWIKTLQAVPPAAPGAWAQLPLAAQFVLLLLIGEFGKYWVHRWSHEWPWLWRFHAVHHSVPRVYWFNVGRFHPLDKFLQMFSESLLFLALGAPREAIALYALFYAVNGFFQHANIDLRLGPLNRIISSAQQHRFHHSRAIAESNTNYGNKLSLYDQLFGTYYLPHGQGPLEYGLINRDYPKGFWAQLWAPFQAGLDQAGAPSGNPLWAWLLRRLIVARIRWKGGLAQRRLRRAQRDLRATQTRVLLAILAAQRETAFGRQHGFAAIRTIADFQCQVPVHGYEDLRPWIEQQEATGEPRLNHEPPRFYALTSGSTGQPKLIPVTGSAFAAYRRLQDLWLYHSLKLCPELFEGQYLAFVGAAEEGKLPSGRSFGSTSGHVYQTLPTLVRRAYVVPPEVFELHDAELKYLLILRLAIAEAGISFIGSVNPSTLVLVQELLNRHLAPLLADLEAGGFFRADALPAPLREALRGRLGPVPGRADQLRALARQDPTGALPLGQVWPNTRMVACWQGGGCRLAFAKLQGLFSASVVWREIGYLASEFRGTTPLSDGAVGGMPNLVDYVYEFVPVADWERGQPRFLLLDELETGQDYYLFVTTGYGLYRYHMNDIVRVSERPEGVPRLLFLQKGKGVTSITGEKLYEQQFLTAVVRLGEHTPAYRGIEALALADVEAAGYLVLVESGSLDETALARWAAALDGELAAINLEYAAKRDSGRLQPPRAIGVKEGCFAALRRFQAEHGQRESQVKLIHVQRREDLAFDWESWRLGKV, from the coding sequence GTGAGCGTGCCGGCCCCCGTGTGCTCCCTGCCTGATGAGGCGCCGCCCGGCCCTGCCGGGATGCTGATCCGCGCTATGTTCTATCCGGCCGTGATCACGATCTGCTTCGCGTGCTTCGGGGCCTGGTCGCCCCTGGCGCTCGACCTGCGCGTCTTCCTGGCCATTTGCGTGGGCGGTGCGTTGATCGCGCTGGGCGAGTGGTGGCTGCCGTTCAAGCGCGAGTGGCGTGGTTTTGGCCGGGATTCCTGGGACGATGCCCTTTACCTGGTGCTGGTGCAGCAGGGCCTGGTGCGGCTGGCCGAGGGGGCCTGGGTGTGGCTCTGGATCAAGACGCTGCAGGCGGTGCCGCCGGCCGCGCCGGGGGCCTGGGCCCAGCTCCCGCTGGCCGCTCAGTTCGTGCTGCTGCTGCTGATCGGGGAATTCGGCAAGTACTGGGTGCACCGCTGGTCGCACGAGTGGCCCTGGCTGTGGCGCTTTCACGCCGTCCACCACAGCGTGCCGCGCGTCTACTGGTTCAATGTGGGGCGCTTTCATCCGCTCGACAAGTTCCTGCAGATGTTCAGCGAATCGCTGCTGTTCCTCGCGCTGGGTGCGCCGCGCGAGGCGATCGCCCTCTATGCTCTGTTCTACGCCGTGAATGGCTTCTTCCAGCACGCCAACATCGACCTGCGCTTGGGCCCGCTCAACCGGATCATCTCCAGCGCGCAGCAACACCGCTTTCACCACTCCCGGGCGATCGCCGAATCGAACACCAACTACGGCAACAAGCTCAGCCTCTACGACCAGCTGTTCGGCACCTACTACCTGCCGCACGGTCAGGGCCCCCTGGAATATGGCCTGATCAACCGCGACTATCCCAAGGGCTTCTGGGCCCAGCTCTGGGCCCCCTTTCAGGCGGGGCTCGACCAGGCGGGCGCCCCCTCCGGGAACCCCCTCTGGGCCTGGCTGCTGAGGCGCCTGATCGTGGCGCGCATCCGCTGGAAAGGGGGCCTGGCGCAGCGGCGCCTGCGGCGCGCCCAGCGCGACCTGCGGGCCACGCAGACGCGGGTGTTGCTGGCGATTCTGGCGGCGCAGCGCGAGACGGCCTTCGGTCGGCAGCACGGCTTTGCGGCCATTCGGACGATCGCCGATTTTCAATGCCAGGTGCCGGTTCACGGCTATGAGGACCTGCGCCCCTGGATCGAGCAGCAGGAAGCCACGGGCGAGCCGCGGCTCAATCACGAACCGCCGCGCTTCTATGCCCTGACCAGCGGCAGCACGGGGCAGCCCAAGCTGATTCCCGTGACCGGTTCGGCCTTCGCGGCCTACCGGCGCTTGCAGGACCTCTGGCTGTATCACTCGCTGAAGCTGTGTCCGGAGCTGTTCGAGGGGCAGTACCTGGCCTTCGTGGGCGCGGCCGAGGAGGGCAAGCTGCCCTCGGGCCGGAGCTTTGGCTCGACCTCCGGGCACGTGTACCAGACCCTGCCGACGCTGGTGCGGCGTGCCTATGTGGTGCCGCCGGAGGTGTTCGAACTGCACGATGCCGAGCTCAAGTACCTGCTGATTCTGCGGCTGGCGATCGCCGAGGCCGGCATCAGCTTCATCGGGTCGGTCAACCCCTCCACCCTGGTGCTGGTCCAGGAACTCCTGAATCGGCATCTGGCGCCCTTGCTGGCCGATCTGGAGGCAGGCGGCTTCTTTCGCGCCGACGCCTTGCCTGCTCCCTTGCGGGAAGCCCTGCGCGGGCGCCTCGGACCGGTGCCCGGGCGCGCCGACCAGTTGCGGGCGCTGGCCCGCCAGGATCCCACCGGCGCCCTACCGCTGGGGCAGGTCTGGCCCAACACCCGCATGGTGGCCTGCTGGCAGGGGGGGGGCTGCCGCCTGGCCTTTGCCAAGCTCCAAGGGCTGTTTTCCGCCTCCGTGGTCTGGCGCGAGATCGGCTACCTGGCCTCGGAGTTTCGCGGCACCACGCCCCTCTCGGACGGGGCCGTCGGGGGGATGCCCAACCTGGTGGATTACGTGTACGAGTTTGTCCCGGTGGCGGACTGGGAGCGCGGGCAGCCGCGCTTTCTTTTGCTGGACGAACTCGAAACGGGGCAGGATTACTACCTGTTCGTGACCACCGGATACGGCCTGTACCGCTATCACATGAACGACATCGTGCGGGTCAGCGAGCGACCGGAGGGCGTGCCGCGCCTGCTCTTCCTGCAGAAGGGCAAGGGCGTCACCAGCATCACGGGCGAGAAACTCTACGAGCAGCAGTTTCTCACGGCCGTGGTGCGGCTCGGCGAGCACACCCCCGCTTATCGTGGGATCGAGGCGCTGGCCCTGGCGGATGTCGAGGCCGCCGGCTATCTCGTCCTGGTCGAATCCGGCTCATTGGATGAAACAGCCCTGGCCCGCTGGGCCGCGGCGCTGGATGGCGAACTGGCGGCGATCAACCTGGAATATGCGGCCAAGCGGGACAGTGGTCGCCTGCAGCCGCCCCGGGCGATTGGCGTGAAAGAAGGCTGTTTTGCCGCGCTGAGACGCTTCCAGGCCGAGCACGGGCAGCGCGAGAGTCAGGTCAAGCTCATTCACGTGCAACGACGCGAGGACCTCGCGTTCGACTGGGAATCCTGGCGTTTGGGGAAGGTGTGA